A genomic stretch from Pararhizobium sp. IMCC21322 includes:
- a CDS encoding LacI family DNA-binding transcriptional regulator: MKSTGVTIADVAREAGVSPMTVSRALREPERVSAKALKQIAAVVDRLGYQPDPYAQALAAGRTNVIAVIIPSVTNNVFADVMRGIYAIIEGTRWQVQLGNSRYSAELEEAVTRTFLRQRPAGMIVTGIDQTAVTRQLLADAPCRLVQIMELGDTPIDMMVGFSHREAAQAATQHLLDTGYKRPGFMAARIDPRTQRRRLGFEDIAVQSGVYDPSRVVTTLEPSTVTLGGRLMAQMLEQSPDTDAVLCNNDDLALGALFECQRRGIAVPNHIGICGFNDLEMMAAAYPTVTSVKTYREEMGRQASTMLLQTLNDDEPATPVVDLGFDIITRESTTRTMDSQ, translated from the coding sequence ATGAAATCAACCGGGGTCACGATTGCCGATGTGGCGCGCGAAGCTGGCGTGAGCCCGATGACCGTGTCGCGGGCGCTGCGCGAGCCTGAGCGGGTATCGGCCAAAGCGCTCAAGCAGATCGCCGCAGTCGTGGACCGGTTAGGCTATCAGCCGGATCCCTATGCACAGGCTCTGGCCGCCGGTCGCACCAATGTCATAGCGGTGATCATCCCATCTGTGACCAACAATGTTTTTGCAGATGTCATGCGCGGCATCTATGCGATCATTGAAGGTACGCGCTGGCAGGTGCAATTGGGCAATTCGCGCTACTCGGCCGAATTGGAAGAGGCAGTGACCCGGACTTTCCTGCGCCAGCGGCCGGCCGGAATGATTGTCACGGGCATTGATCAAACGGCTGTAACGCGGCAATTGCTCGCGGATGCGCCTTGCAGGTTGGTGCAGATTATGGAACTTGGCGACACGCCCATTGATATGATGGTGGGGTTTTCGCACAGAGAAGCGGCGCAGGCGGCGACACAGCACCTGTTAGACACTGGCTACAAGCGGCCGGGCTTTATGGCAGCGCGGATTGACCCGCGCACACAAAGACGGCGCCTTGGGTTTGAGGACATTGCGGTCCAATCAGGCGTTTATGATCCAAGCCGCGTTGTCACCACGCTGGAACCTTCAACCGTGACACTTGGTGGCCGGTTAATGGCACAGATGCTTGAGCAATCGCCTGATACGGACGCAGTGCTGTGCAATAATGATGACCTTGCATTGGGCGCTTTGTTTGAATGTCAGCGGCGGGGTATCGCAGTGCCCAATCATATTGGCATTTGCGGCTTTAATGATCTTGAAATGATGGCGGCTGCTTACCCAACAGTGACAAGCGTGAAAACCTATCGCGAAGAAATGGGCCGCCAAGCCAGCACCATGCTGTTACAGACCCTGAACGATGACGAACCAGCCACGCCCGTCGTTGATTTGGGTTTTGATATTATCACCCGCGAGAGCACAACCCGGACAATGGATTCTCAATAG
- a CDS encoding TRAP transporter substrate-binding protein yields MLKSISKLAFAGLVGAAMSGSVSAQEMTLKFQSSDPAGNPNFILQQGWAESVSEKTGGKVAIELLPVESIVAHNETQDAIAAGILDGHITDTSYFAGKDPAFGLIANPVGAWSSPDEMFAFMNDGGGKELMNELVEPYGLHFIGATTPGLEAFVSKKPLNGVDDLKGLKMRAPEGLVQQVFAAAGAAPVNLPGSEVFTSLDKGVIDAADYSVFSTNQAQGMHDVAPNPVYPGFHSMPLVEISMNKGKWDGLSDDVKAALEESVREFSLSQVAALAARDLEAVAAAKAGGKVTVSDWPAEERAKFRTIATGEWAKVAERSDNAQKVYDVLTTYLKENGLMQ; encoded by the coding sequence ATGTTAAAATCAATCTCAAAACTCGCCTTTGCCGGTCTTGTCGGCGCCGCGATGTCAGGATCTGTCAGCGCTCAGGAAATGACGCTCAAATTCCAGTCGTCTGATCCGGCAGGCAATCCCAACTTTATTCTGCAGCAGGGCTGGGCTGAAAGCGTGTCTGAAAAGACAGGCGGCAAAGTGGCCATTGAGTTGCTACCGGTTGAATCAATTGTGGCTCACAACGAAACGCAAGACGCTATCGCGGCAGGCATTTTGGACGGCCACATCACCGACACGTCCTATTTTGCCGGCAAGGACCCGGCCTTTGGCCTGATCGCCAATCCGGTGGGCGCATGGTCATCCCCGGATGAAATGTTCGCCTTTATGAATGACGGTGGCGGCAAGGAACTGATGAACGAATTGGTAGAGCCTTATGGCCTTCATTTCATCGGCGCAACAACACCGGGTCTGGAAGCTTTTGTTTCCAAAAAGCCACTTAACGGCGTTGACGATCTTAAAGGCCTTAAGATGCGTGCGCCGGAAGGTCTGGTTCAGCAGGTATTTGCAGCTGCTGGCGCAGCGCCGGTCAACCTGCCCGGCTCCGAAGTGTTCACATCACTCGATAAGGGCGTGATTGATGCGGCTGATTATTCCGTGTTCTCCACCAACCAGGCGCAAGGCATGCACGATGTAGCGCCAAATCCTGTCTATCCCGGTTTCCACTCCATGCCATTGGTCGAAATTTCAATGAACAAAGGCAAGTGGGATGGCCTGTCTGATGATGTGAAAGCCGCGCTGGAAGAAAGCGTACGCGAATTCTCACTAAGCCAGGTAGCAGCGCTTGCTGCCAGGGACCTGGAAGCTGTAGCTGCCGCCAAAGCGGGTGGCAAAGTTACCGTTTCCGATTGGCCTGCTGAAGAGCGTGCAAAATTCCGCACCATCGCCACCGGCGAATGGGCGAAAGTTGCCGAGCGCTCGGACAATGCACAAAAGGTCTATGACGTTCTGACCACATACCTCAAAGAAAACGGCCTGATGCAATAA
- a CDS encoding TRAP transporter small permease subunit, translating into MSKTEEPAHVTADPGAIEQAGWLGRWIDRLGIVFAIGIVLSMLILINEVILRYVFNAPTIWAHETTIFLCGVAFVYGGLYCTARNRHIRVVLIYDAIPPRIRRIFDIAISIICAAASAMFAWAAYTMVLRAAFRPDGSFRLERTGSAWDPVYPGAIKIFLLVVLTVMAVQFIILAYNYAKGRT; encoded by the coding sequence TTGTCAAAAACTGAAGAACCAGCGCACGTCACCGCCGACCCCGGCGCGATTGAACAAGCGGGCTGGCTGGGCCGCTGGATTGACCGTTTAGGCATTGTGTTTGCAATTGGCATTGTGCTGTCGATGCTCATTTTGATCAACGAGGTCATACTGCGTTACGTGTTCAACGCCCCTACAATCTGGGCGCATGAAACAACCATTTTCTTGTGCGGTGTGGCGTTCGTCTATGGCGGCCTGTATTGCACCGCGCGCAATCGCCACATCCGTGTCGTTCTTATTTATGACGCCATCCCGCCGCGCATCCGGCGCATCTTTGACATTGCCATTTCTATCATCTGTGCCGCGGCAAGTGCCATGTTTGCATGGGCCGCCTACACGATGGTTTTACGCGCGGCCTTCCGGCCCGACGGCAGTTTCAGGCTGGAGCGCACAGGCAGCGCCTGGGATCCTGTCTACCCCGGAGCCATCAAGATCTTTCTGCTGGTCGTTCTAACCGTGATGGCGGTCCAATTCATCATCCTTGCCTATAATTACGCAAAAGGTCGCACCTAG
- a CDS encoding TRAP transporter large permease subunit — translation MFAMLLCLLVTGIPLAYVTLLVALIFALGWFGPMVVPLITSRVYSFVSSFVFVSVPMFVLMAAILDRSGIARDLFDAMRLVGGRLRGGVAIQTIVVAVILAAMSGIIGGEVVLLGLVALPQMLRLGYDKHLAIGVVCAGGALGTMVPPSIVLIIYGLTANVSIGDLFTASFLPGLMLAGFYVAYVLIRAHLNPSLAPVPEQDDEVPMSEKLRLLKGLFLPLLVVACVLGSIYGGIASITEASAVGVAGVLLSTVIRGEFSIALLKGAALQTLQTVGMIVWIGIGASALVGVFNLMGGINFVSELITGISEDRLLILLFMMLILFVLGMFLDWVGIALLTMPIFVPIITDLGYDPVWFGVVFCMNMQVSFLSPPFGPAAFYLKSVAPPDISLATIFRSLLPFIGLQILALAMLITFPGITGR, via the coding sequence ATGTTCGCCATGCTGTTGTGTCTCTTGGTGACCGGCATTCCGCTGGCCTATGTCACGCTTCTTGTCGCGCTCATTTTCGCGCTTGGCTGGTTTGGCCCAATGGTGGTGCCGTTGATCACCAGCCGTGTTTACTCGTTTGTCTCCTCCTTCGTATTTGTCTCGGTGCCAATGTTCGTGTTGATGGCAGCGATCCTGGACCGATCCGGCATCGCGCGTGACTTGTTTGATGCCATGCGCCTTGTCGGCGGTCGGCTGCGCGGCGGCGTTGCCATTCAAACCATTGTCGTTGCAGTTATCCTGGCAGCGATGAGCGGCATCATCGGCGGAGAAGTTGTGCTGCTGGGCCTCGTTGCCTTGCCGCAAATGCTGCGCCTTGGATATGACAAGCATCTGGCCATTGGCGTTGTCTGCGCCGGTGGCGCGCTTGGCACCATGGTGCCGCCATCGATTGTTTTGATCATCTATGGCCTGACTGCAAATGTCTCCATTGGCGACTTGTTCACCGCTTCGTTTTTACCTGGTCTTATGCTGGCCGGATTTTATGTCGCTTACGTCCTCATCCGCGCCCATTTGAACCCGTCGCTTGCACCGGTTCCCGAGCAAGATGACGAAGTGCCCATGAGCGAAAAACTGCGCCTGCTCAAAGGTCTGTTCCTGCCACTATTGGTGGTCGCCTGTGTTCTGGGCTCAATTTATGGCGGTATCGCCAGCATCACCGAAGCATCCGCAGTCGGGGTTGCCGGTGTATTGCTATCGACTGTGATACGCGGCGAGTTTTCCATCGCCTTGCTGAAAGGCGCAGCCCTTCAAACACTGCAAACCGTTGGCATGATTGTCTGGATCGGTATTGGCGCGAGCGCACTCGTTGGCGTCTTCAACCTCATGGGCGGGATCAATTTTGTCTCAGAATTGATCACCGGTATATCCGAAGACCGGCTGTTAATCCTGCTGTTCATGATGCTCATTCTATTTGTGCTGGGCATGTTCCTGGATTGGGTGGGTATCGCGCTTTTGACCATGCCGATCTTCGTCCCCATCATCACGGACCTTGGCTATGATCCGGTCTGGTTCGGCGTGGTATTCTGCATGAATATGCAGGTCTCGTTCCTGTCGCCGCCCTTTGGGCCCGCTGCGTTTTATCTAAAAAGCGTGGCGCCGCCTGACATCTCTTTGGCCACAATCTTCAGATCGCTTCTGCCCTTCATCGGCTTGCAGATTTTGGCGCTGGCGATGCTGATCACATTCCCTGGCATCACAGGGCGCTAA
- the guaA gene encoding glutamine-hydrolyzing GMP synthase, with amino-acid sequence MTTHPDSILIVDFGSQVTQLIARRVREAGIYCEIAPFQAAEDAFERMQPKGVILSGGPASTSEIDSPRAPDIVFDSGVPILGICYGQMTMCVQIGGQAEGSDHREFGRAFVDVKKASPLFDGVWETGSSHQVWMSHGDRVISLPEGFEVLAVSEGAPYAAYANEARKYYGVMFHPEVVHTPDGGKLLSNFVHKIVGLETNWSMAGYRERAVQTIRDQVGDKRVICALSGGVDSSVAALLIHEAIGDQLNCILVDHGLMRKDEAADVVAMFGEHYDLNLKLVDASDRFIDALEGEGDPETKRKTIGRLFIEVFEEEAEAIGGADFLAQGTLYPDVIESVSFSGGPSVTIKSHHNVGGLPERMNMQLVEPLRELFKDEVRALGRELGLPDSFVGRHPFPGPGLAIRCPGGVTREKLAILRQADAIYLDEIRKAGLYDTIWQAFAVLLPVQTVGVMGDSRTYESVCALRAVTSVDGMTADFYHYDMNFLGRAATRIINEVRGINRVVYDITSKPPGTIEWE; translated from the coding sequence ATGACAACACATCCAGATTCCATATTGATCGTCGATTTCGGCTCTCAGGTAACCCAGCTTATTGCAAGGCGGGTACGCGAGGCCGGTATTTATTGTGAAATTGCTCCATTTCAGGCGGCAGAAGATGCCTTTGAACGGATGCAGCCGAAAGGCGTGATTTTGTCAGGAGGCCCAGCATCGACATCGGAAATCGATTCTCCCCGTGCACCTGATATTGTCTTCGATAGTGGCGTGCCAATACTTGGCATTTGCTATGGTCAGATGACCATGTGTGTGCAGATTGGTGGTCAGGCGGAAGGGTCGGATCATCGCGAGTTTGGTCGCGCCTTTGTCGATGTCAAAAAGGCTTCTCCGTTGTTTGATGGCGTCTGGGAAACCGGCAGCAGCCATCAGGTCTGGATGAGCCATGGAGACCGGGTCATTTCATTGCCGGAAGGTTTTGAGGTTCTGGCCGTGTCCGAAGGGGCACCCTATGCAGCTTATGCCAATGAAGCCAGGAAATATTATGGCGTGATGTTCCACCCCGAAGTGGTGCATACGCCGGATGGCGGCAAGCTTCTGTCGAATTTTGTGCACAAGATCGTTGGTCTTGAAACCAATTGGAGCATGGCCGGCTATCGCGAACGTGCGGTGCAGACCATTCGGGATCAGGTGGGCGATAAGCGTGTGATCTGCGCGTTGTCAGGCGGTGTGGATTCATCGGTTGCTGCGTTGCTGATTCATGAAGCCATTGGCGATCAGCTGAATTGTATTCTGGTTGACCATGGTCTGATGCGTAAGGACGAGGCGGCTGATGTGGTGGCCATGTTTGGTGAGCATTATGATCTGAATTTGAAGCTTGTTGATGCGTCAGACCGCTTTATTGATGCGCTGGAAGGGGAAGGAGACCCGGAGACGAAGCGCAAAACCATTGGACGCCTGTTCATTGAAGTATTTGAGGAAGAGGCCGAGGCTATTGGCGGGGCAGACTTTCTGGCGCAGGGCACGCTCTATCCCGATGTGATTGAAAGTGTTTCGTTTAGCGGCGGACCGTCGGTCACCATCAAATCGCATCACAATGTCGGCGGTTTGCCAGAGCGCATGAATATGCAGCTCGTCGAACCGCTGCGTGAATTGTTCAAGGATGAGGTGAGGGCGCTTGGTCGCGAATTAGGCCTGCCGGACAGTTTTGTCGGGCGCCATCCGTTTCCCGGTCCGGGCCTTGCCATTCGCTGCCCTGGTGGTGTGACACGGGAAAAACTGGCCATATTGCGTCAGGCGGATGCGATCTATCTGGATGAAATCCGCAAAGCAGGCCTGTACGATACGATCTGGCAGGCATTTGCCGTTTTGCTTCCGGTGCAGACCGTTGGCGTTATGGGCGATAGCCGAACTTATGAATCCGTTTGTGCCTTGCGTGCGGTTACATCAGTGGACGGAATGACCGCCGATTTTTACCACTATGATATGAATTTTCTGGGCCGTGCCGCGACCCGGATCATCAATGAGGTGAGGGGCATCAATCGTGTGGTTTATGATATTACCTCAAAACCGCCCGGCACGATTGAGTGGGAATGA
- a CDS encoding IclR family transcriptional regulator has product MRSLARGLSVLDFIARSEGVTFSAIVEATGLSKAVVHRIVAELLRSGFVFRNRSNKKFFGAPLIAASPSGSYATVLLSAASQPMDWLVKKISWPSDLFIHEGRQMVMIESSRPSSPFHLRWSRIGRNAPMLLSSVGRALLAAMPPEERQTIYDELKAEGEWKSQIGWLKRPLDHIIDEASERGYAERERSFAGPVLERSGETSFAVAIRAGSVIIGAINIWWPSSADPDQTFISRFKEPLLECRSKIETNLSICD; this is encoded by the coding sequence ATGCGAAGTCTCGCTCGTGGTCTGAGTGTTCTTGATTTTATCGCACGTAGTGAAGGTGTGACCTTCAGTGCGATTGTAGAGGCCACGGGCCTGTCGAAAGCTGTCGTCCACAGGATCGTTGCGGAGTTGTTACGCAGCGGGTTTGTATTCCGTAACCGATCCAACAAGAAATTTTTCGGGGCACCGTTGATCGCCGCGTCACCCAGTGGCTCCTACGCCACAGTTCTCCTCAGTGCCGCGTCCCAACCGATGGATTGGCTGGTGAAGAAAATTTCCTGGCCGTCAGATCTGTTTATCCATGAAGGACGGCAGATGGTGATGATTGAATCAAGCCGACCATCCTCTCCGTTTCACTTGCGGTGGAGCCGTATTGGTCGAAATGCGCCCATGCTGCTGTCGTCGGTGGGTCGGGCGTTGCTTGCGGCAATGCCGCCGGAAGAACGCCAGACGATATATGACGAACTGAAAGCCGAAGGCGAATGGAAGAGCCAGATTGGTTGGCTGAAGCGTCCATTGGATCACATTATTGATGAGGCCTCGGAGCGCGGATATGCTGAACGCGAACGCAGCTTTGCCGGTCCGGTTCTGGAACGTAGCGGCGAGACCTCCTTTGCGGTCGCAATCAGGGCCGGCAGTGTCATTATCGGTGCAATTAACATCTGGTGGCCGTCTTCGGCAGATCCTGATCAGACTTTTATCTCCAGGTTCAAAGAACCTCTTCTGGAGTGCCGATCAAAGATCGAAACCAATCTCAGTATTTGCGACTAG
- a CDS encoding arylsulfotransferase family protein has protein sequence MRQRTTGLWEHDRSRATDGFTLISPLHTQQTYLVDMRGEVVHSWSHPFVPGNYAYLLENGNLLWSGETPDGPRPVGGKGGLLREYSWEGDIIWEHADDRQHHDFRRLSNGNTVYLGWEQMPEEAALRVRGAEPGTEDDQGVIWGDFLREVTPGGETVWEWHTHSGMQIEKFPLHAMSTRKEFLHTNAVTELPDGDFMVSFRKNSCIAIIEKATSQLVWHHQDDSWGQQHDCTMLQNGNILLFANGLHVPGGVPFSRVVEFDPESGREVWTYKGAPPHTFFSPNISGAQRLWSGNTLICEGLNGRIFEVTPSGNIVWEFVAPWFGSFMGGESNSVFRAYRYAADSAQIRGRLGSN, from the coding sequence ATGCGTCAGAGAACGACGGGTCTTTGGGAACACGACAGGAGCCGGGCGACTGATGGCTTTACCCTGATCAGCCCGCTTCATACCCAACAGACCTATCTTGTCGATATGAGGGGCGAAGTAGTTCATTCCTGGTCACACCCGTTCGTTCCCGGAAACTATGCCTATCTACTGGAAAACGGCAATTTGCTGTGGTCGGGCGAAACACCCGATGGCCCTCGGCCAGTTGGCGGCAAAGGTGGCCTGTTGCGCGAATACAGTTGGGAAGGCGACATTATCTGGGAACATGCCGATGATCGCCAGCACCATGATTTCAGACGGCTTTCGAACGGAAACACGGTTTATCTGGGATGGGAACAAATGCCTGAAGAGGCTGCGCTTCGTGTTCGAGGTGCCGAACCGGGTACAGAAGATGATCAGGGTGTTATCTGGGGAGACTTCCTGCGCGAGGTTACGCCTGGCGGAGAGACCGTTTGGGAATGGCACACGCATTCCGGCATGCAAATTGAAAAGTTTCCGTTGCACGCCATGAGCACGAGAAAAGAGTTCCTCCACACCAATGCGGTGACGGAATTGCCAGACGGCGATTTTATGGTGAGCTTTCGCAAAAACAGTTGCATTGCAATTATTGAAAAAGCGACCTCGCAACTGGTTTGGCATCATCAGGATGACAGTTGGGGGCAGCAGCATGATTGCACGATGCTTCAGAACGGAAACATTCTTCTGTTTGCAAATGGATTGCACGTGCCGGGCGGCGTACCATTTTCCCGGGTTGTTGAATTTGATCCGGAATCCGGGCGGGAAGTCTGGACATATAAGGGCGCGCCGCCACACACTTTTTTCAGTCCTAACATTAGCGGCGCTCAGAGGCTTTGGAGCGGAAACACTTTGATATGCGAAGGTTTGAACGGGCGCATATTCGAGGTTACTCCCAGTGGCAATATTGTGTGGGAGTTCGTGGCGCCATGGTTTGGTTCTTTCATGGGAGGGGAGTCCAATTCGGTCTTCCGGGCCTATCGTTATGCAGCAGATTCTGCGCAAATCAGAGGGCGACTTGGATCTAACTGA
- a CDS encoding sulfatase, whose product MRQPNFLLFMTDQHRADHLGCYGNPIVQTPNIDGIAERGRRFDKFYVACPICMPNRIDMMTGRMPGTNGSRHNGIPLDLEAVTFVDLLRSAGYKTGLIGKSHLQNMTGRAVSHDASRQKFNLAEPPEYLCDAVRERRTGPAYEAEMMKQWAENPDREISLPYYGFDHVRFANGHGDQVHGHYDRWLQDRHTNPEALRGPDAALKSPGLRAPQAWRTAIPEELYPTSYVADETLSFLDELAKGDGSQPFFIQCSFPDPHHPFTPPGRYFDLYDPDDMPLPDTFKTVGKDEHPFLTALRSDTINDKADDAGPRPFVTTDAEATRQIIALTYGMITMVDDAIGRVLEGLRARGLDENTIVIFTSDHGDFMGDHGLMLKHGLHYDGVLRVPFIWSEPDEPGASVSQQLGGTIDIGTTILARAGLAPQNGSQGMDIISATGSNELASRQGMLVEEDELGIHLGRNEGMRTRTFVTGRWRLSLFDGMDYGELFDRELDPDETENLWNSPTHAQPRAELMELMLREMIRLGDTAPRPTHVA is encoded by the coding sequence ATGCGCCAACCGAATTTTCTTCTGTTCATGACCGATCAGCATCGGGCCGACCATTTGGGTTGTTATGGTAATCCGATTGTTCAAACCCCCAACATTGACGGGATTGCAGAGCGTGGGCGGCGCTTTGACAAGTTTTATGTGGCATGTCCAATCTGTATGCCAAACCGCATTGACATGATGACGGGCCGAATGCCCGGTACGAACGGGTCGCGGCATAATGGTATTCCACTTGATCTTGAAGCCGTGACATTTGTCGATTTGCTGCGATCTGCAGGTTACAAGACCGGCCTGATCGGCAAGAGTCACCTTCAGAACATGACGGGCCGTGCCGTAAGCCATGATGCCAGCCGGCAAAAGTTCAATCTGGCCGAGCCACCAGAATATCTTTGTGATGCCGTTCGCGAGCGGAGGACTGGGCCGGCATATGAGGCTGAGATGATGAAGCAGTGGGCTGAAAATCCGGATCGGGAGATCAGTCTTCCCTATTACGGATTTGATCATGTGCGCTTTGCAAATGGGCATGGAGATCAGGTGCATGGCCATTATGACCGCTGGCTTCAGGACAGGCACACCAATCCGGAAGCCTTGCGCGGCCCGGATGCAGCCCTGAAATCGCCGGGTTTGCGAGCGCCGCAGGCCTGGCGCACCGCAATACCTGAAGAGCTTTATCCAACCAGCTACGTGGCGGATGAAACACTCTCGTTTCTTGATGAGTTGGCAAAAGGGGATGGGAGCCAGCCTTTTTTCATTCAGTGCTCCTTTCCCGATCCGCATCATCCGTTCACGCCTCCGGGACGTTACTTTGATTTATACGATCCCGATGACATGCCGCTTCCTGACACTTTCAAGACTGTTGGAAAGGATGAGCATCCGTTTCTCACGGCGTTGCGGTCTGACACAATCAATGACAAAGCTGACGATGCAGGACCCAGACCCTTTGTGACGACCGACGCTGAAGCGACCCGGCAGATCATAGCCTTGACCTACGGAATGATAACCATGGTTGATGATGCTATTGGGCGTGTTCTGGAAGGATTGCGGGCGCGCGGCCTTGATGAAAATACAATTGTAATTTTTACCAGTGACCATGGTGATTTCATGGGAGATCATGGATTGATGTTGAAGCACGGGCTTCACTACGATGGGGTTTTGCGTGTCCCCTTTATCTGGTCTGAGCCTGACGAACCGGGCGCCAGCGTCAGCCAACAACTGGGCGGCACCATTGATATTGGCACAACGATACTGGCGCGTGCAGGATTGGCACCTCAAAACGGATCCCAGGGTATGGATATCATATCTGCAACCGGCTCCAACGAATTGGCATCCCGTCAGGGCATGCTGGTGGAAGAGGACGAATTGGGCATCCATCTTGGCAGAAACGAGGGCATGCGGACGCGCACCTTCGTGACCGGAAGATGGAGATTAAGCCTGTTCGATGGCATGGATTACGGGGAGCTTTTCGATCGTGAACTTGATCCAGATGAGACCGAAAACCTTTGGAATTCGCCTACCCATGCGCAGCCCCGTGCCGAACTGATGGAGTTAATGCTTCGAGAGATGATCCGCCTCGGTGATACCGCGCCCCGACCCACACATGTAGCCTAG
- a CDS encoding tripartite tricarboxylate transporter permease, whose amino-acid sequence MNDLLNSLAYMVEPMPMLYCIIGVVAGVIVGAIPGLGGGMLMALVLPATFAMDNLLAQVLLIGIYVGGVTGGLSSAVLIGVPGTPAAVMTAIDGNAMARKGFAARALSIGIMASLFGGIVSWLVLAGLSAPLARLASQLQSFDYFVFIALGLILIAFAGQESVLKSLISGALGISLALVGFDSISATNRFTFGVPSLSNGFDLLAVLIGAFAVRQMLVDSSDERPVVQQASARLPEILHELGRPFRHFGNLIRSSLIGTVIGLMPGIGANIGAIVAYSAAKGLSKNREEFGHGSEEALVASESGNNATVGGALVPMIALGIPGSGQDVLLMAALILHQIQPGPLLVSEHPEVFYGIISTYLVANIVTLFVMVLSVRYLRSVLSVPKYLLVPLVLMMCTVGVISTNNRVEDTAIMFAFGVLGLFMSWFRFPLAPFVIGFILAPLAEERLRTAAGTARGNWLELLMTPVPLAAIAILIAIGLTYLIGRKHFRTEVGRQPKKP is encoded by the coding sequence ATGAACGACCTTCTTAATTCTCTTGCCTACATGGTTGAGCCGATGCCGATGCTTTACTGCATCATCGGCGTTGTTGCCGGGGTTATTGTCGGCGCTATTCCAGGGCTGGGTGGCGGCATGTTGATGGCGCTGGTCCTACCCGCAACTTTTGCAATGGATAATCTGCTCGCCCAAGTCTTGCTGATCGGCATTTATGTGGGTGGTGTTACAGGTGGCCTGTCATCGGCTGTTTTGATTGGTGTGCCGGGGACGCCAGCAGCTGTCATGACGGCGATTGACGGCAACGCAATGGCAAGAAAAGGGTTTGCCGCACGAGCGCTTTCTATTGGGATTATGGCCTCTTTGTTTGGGGGCATTGTGTCCTGGCTGGTTTTGGCGGGACTGTCAGCGCCATTGGCACGCCTGGCATCACAACTTCAAAGCTTTGATTACTTCGTTTTCATCGCGCTCGGCCTGATCCTGATTGCATTTGCAGGGCAGGAATCTGTGCTCAAGTCTCTTATTTCCGGTGCTCTTGGTATCAGTCTGGCTCTGGTTGGTTTCGACAGTATTTCAGCGACAAACCGGTTTACGTTCGGAGTTCCCTCGCTGTCGAACGGTTTTGACCTTTTGGCGGTTCTGATTGGCGCGTTTGCAGTGCGGCAGATGCTGGTTGATTCAAGTGATGAGCGGCCTGTTGTGCAGCAGGCTTCAGCGCGGCTCCCGGAAATTCTACACGAGCTTGGGCGACCATTCCGCCATTTCGGCAATTTGATCAGATCGTCTCTCATCGGCACAGTCATTGGGCTCATGCCAGGCATAGGTGCAAATATTGGTGCAATTGTCGCTTATTCAGCGGCAAAAGGACTGTCCAAAAACCGTGAAGAGTTTGGTCACGGCAGTGAAGAGGCTCTCGTGGCCTCGGAAAGCGGAAACAACGCAACAGTTGGTGGCGCGCTTGTACCAATGATCGCATTGGGTATTCCGGGATCGGGTCAGGATGTGTTGCTGATGGCAGCACTCATTTTGCACCAGATCCAGCCCGGGCCGCTTCTTGTTTCAGAGCATCCGGAAGTGTTTTACGGGATTATTTCAACCTATCTGGTCGCTAATATTGTCACCTTGTTCGTGATGGTTTTGTCTGTGCGCTACCTTCGCTCGGTTCTCTCAGTGCCCAAATATCTGTTGGTTCCTCTTGTACTCATGATGTGCACCGTAGGTGTTATCTCGACAAATAACCGGGTTGAAGACACCGCAATTATGTTTGCCTTTGGTGTGCTTGGTCTTTTCATGTCGTGGTTCCGGTTTCCACTCGCACCGTTTGTTATCGGTTTCATTCTTGCGCCGTTGGCAGAAGAACGGTTGCGAACTGCGGCAGGGACCGCGCGTGGCAACTGGCTTGAATTATTGATGACGCCTGTCCCCCTGGCAGCCATTGCAATTCTGATTGCCATTGGCCTGACATACTTGATTGGCCGAAAACACTTCCGGACCGAGGTGGGCAGGCAGCCCAAAAAACCATAA